The Danio rerio strain Tuebingen ecotype United States chromosome 10, GRCz12tu, whole genome shotgun sequence genome contains a region encoding:
- the LOC141376366 gene encoding uncharacterized protein: MSLEEVLLHLAEISSKQNSISEQLTARQDRLEQQLRQAARHHPTPEVSAHHHLTKLSDLDDIDAYLHTFEVIAEREGWPKENWARMLAPFLTGEAQRAYFSLETPKNEDYKALKKEILARMGLSTISAAQQFSQWSYDEKQPVRTQAAQLSRLGRLWLLGGDPSAVQVAEKVIIEKMMRALPRRLRTLTSMRNPESLATLVEAIELAEAHIARDNGERAALPPRRVSAPWRPVEGTTRPGGRPAVPSPMDEPMPTEPTTHSTPAWTAGCAVHRNIPPEAPTHKVQLEGKTQTATLDTGSAITLVHPKTLKYRQESKSLIPITCVHGDTRHVPARRVTIAAKPGSWRIEVGVVPDLPVPLLLGRDWPGFDELLTHHHALSARSKKKNKSRAHRDRKPALMTTESDRGAESSS, translated from the exons ATGTCTTTGGAAGAGGTACTGCTCCACCTAGCGGAGATCTCCAGTAAACAGAACTCCATCTCTGAGCagcttacagccagacaggatcgactggaacagcagctccgccaggcggccagacaccatccgactcccgaagtgagtgcgcatcatcatctcactaaactcagcgacctggatgatattgacgCTTATTTACATACCTTTGAGGTTATTGCCGAGAGAGAAGGCTGGCCAAAAGAAAACTGGGCGAGAATGTTGGCTCCGTTTCTCACAGGAGAAGCGCAACGAGCATATTTTTCACTAGagacacctaaaaatgaagattacaaagcgttaaaaaaggaaatattagccagaatggggctatccacaatcagcgcagcccaacagttttcccagtggtcttaCGACGAGAAACAACCAGTGAGAACtcaagcagctcaactttctcgcctgggaaggctatggttattgggaggagatccctcggcggtccaggtcgctgagaaggtgatcatcgagaagatgatgcgtgcgttaccccgacgtttgcgaacactcaccagcatgcgaaatcctgagtcactggccaccctggtggaggcgatcgagctggctgaagctcacatcgcccgagataatggggagagagcggctctgccaccccggagggtaagtgcaccttggcgaccggtggagggcacaacgcgaccaggcggcagaccagcggtccccagcccgatggacgagccgatgcccaccgagccgacgacgcactcgaccccggcctggacagcagggtgcgcggtacaccgcaatatccctcccgaagctcccacccataaAGTCCAGCTAGAgggtaaaacacaaacggccaccTTAGACACAGGAAGCGCCATCACTCTGGTTCACCCGAAGACGTTGAAATACCGCCAGGAAAGTAAAAGTCTTATTCCAATCACGTGTGTACacggtgatacccgccacgtacccgcccGAAGAGTGACCATCGCGGCGAAACCAGGCAGCTGGCGCATCGAAGTCGGGGTTGTTCCAGATCTTCCTGTGCCCCTCctactgggcagagactggccggggttcgatgaACTCCTCACTCACCACCACGCTCTATCGGCTCGttcaaagaagaagaacaagtcacgggctcatcgggaccgcaaaccagcgctgatgaccaccgagagcgacagagggg ccgaatccagctcgtga